Proteins from a single region of Palaemon carinicauda isolate YSFRI2023 chromosome 32, ASM3689809v2, whole genome shotgun sequence:
- the LOC137625705 gene encoding monocarboxylate transporter 12-like yields the protein MTKSKYKVHPVDNECSLNSNGSSFNNQNDLCEDNPVTLVFQVKNDADKIIKGLNEITAKSDGGEVSQDNGGGTLQGGLPITSSQISDSEAVVPNGSLEEVNQIERPKAQCNVPDEIPRPPSAKDRGYAWVVVFNVFLINLVSAGYVKSFGITYTLIMDYFPDASGATSGWIMGLLIGCRGILAPAMGAFAVLAGPRKGVVVGGLLCVAGILLAVPAFSVLYLAFTLGAVVGIGMCMAETPGFLLVTDYFQEKRSLANGIKAAGNPMGGILFSPMIVILNQEFGLRGSFILIAGIMLQLVVLGMLMRPFELQQKIVQEDYWKKMQIENGKSDLQIRQMRATVGAEQRIKKKAIDLSFLKNPAYLVYILMVMCTAAALPSALLYAAKYGRSIGLSDLQNSAIASYIFICDVVMRLFCGFIFNRKKSNKRYGFIAGLVIGGLGCMTVPLCTNMWHLLIFATTLSLCTAFFWTLINELLADQFGGDAMSSTWGFFRMTQGICNLFYPSVIGFVMDISGGLGVPYIMMGSLLILGALIIASQPLIAKLPGSKIYLPS from the exons ATGACTAAATCCAAGTATAAAGTTCATCCTGTGGACAATGAATGTTCACTCAATTCAAATGGAAGTTCATTCAACAATCAAAATGATCTCTGTGAAGATAACCCAGTTACCTTAGTTTTCCAAGTAAAAAACGACGCAGATAAGATAATAAAAGGACTGAATGAGATAACTGCCAAATCCGATGGAGGGGAAGTTTCCCAGGATAATGGTGGGGGAACTCTGCAGGGAGGTCTTCCCATAACATCATCACAGATAAGCGATTCTGAGGCGGTAGTTCCCAATGGTTCTTTGGAGGAAGTGAATCAAATTGAGAGGCCAAAAGCTCAGTGTAATGTTCCAGATGAGATACCAAGGCCACCTTCAGCTAAAGATAGAGG ATACGCTTGGGTTGTGGTCTTCAACGTGTTTCTTATAAACTTGGTGTCAGCGGGGTACGTTAAGAGTTTCGGAATCACTTACACCTTGATTATGGACTACTTTCCAGATGCATCTGGGGCCACCTCAGGCTGGATCATGGGTCTCTTGATTGGGTGCAGAGGAATTCTAG CACCAGCCATGGGAGCGTTTGCTGTACTTGCTGGTCCTAGGAAGGGTGTCGTTGTGGGGGGTCTTCTGTGTGTGGCTGGAATCCTTCTGGCTGTTCCAGCCTTCTCGGTACTTTATTTAGCTTTCACTCTCGGGGCGGTTGTTG GAATCGGCATGTGTATGGCTGAGACACCGGGTTTCCTCCTGGTAACTGATTACTTCCAGGAGAAGCGTTCTTTGGCAAATGGAATTAAGGCAGCTGGAAATCCCATGGGAGGTATCTTATTTTCTCCAATGATTGTCATACTTAACCAAGAATTTGGCCTCAGAGGATCATTCATATTGATAGCAGGCATCATGCTCCAGTTGGTAGTGCTTGGAATGCTCATGAGACCTTTTGAACTGCAGCAGAAAATAGTTCAAGAAGACTACTGGAAGAAAATGCAAATAGAGAACGGTAAATCTGACCTGCAGATCAGACAGATGAGGGCTACTGTAGGCGCTGAGCAGCGGATCAAGAAAAAGGCGATAGATCTCTCCTTCTTGAAAAATCCAGCTTATCTTGTATACATTTTGATGGTTATGTGTACAGCTGCAGCCTTGCCCAGTGCCCTTCTTTATGCAGCTAAATATGGAAGGTCAATAGGACTCAGTGACCTTCAGAACTCAGCCATAGCCTCATACATATTCATCTGCGACGTAGTTATGAGATTGTTTTGCGGATTTATTTTCAATAGGAAGAAATCGAATAAGAGATATGGATTTATAGCAgg CTTGGTAATCGGAGGCTTGGGTTGTATGACTGTGCCCTTGTGCACAAACATGTGGCACCTGTTGATCTTCGCAACCACGCTTTCCCTCTGCACCGCCTTCTTCTGGACACTGATCAATGAACTCTTGGCTGACCAGTTTGGAGGAGACGCCATGTCCTCCACCTGGGGATTCTTCCGGATGACGCAGGGAATCTGCAACTTATTCTATCCATCAGTTATTG